A genomic region of Gemmata massiliana contains the following coding sequences:
- a CDS encoding tyrosine-type recombinase/integrase, which produces MTPLRQRMLDDMRMRNLAPGTQDHYVRAVARFAKHFNRSPDELGPEHVREYLLHLIRVGASWSLYNVVRGGILFFYRVTLNRKDWAFGEIACAKNRPHLPVVLSREEVNQFLDAAPDLRHRAILSLIYATGLRVSEVAALAVGDIDSQRMVVRVGHGKGDKDRYVMLSPKILELLRTYWRAYQPKDWLFVGEAPGRHLNTRTVQLACRDAAQAAGLTKVVTPHVLRHTFATHLLEGGTNLRTIQVLLGHRSLQTTARYLYVSMEAVTGTVSPFDRLDAAVTSPAPAAEVNRDARALRWPT; this is translated from the coding sequence ATGACACCGTTACGTCAACGCATGCTCGACGACATGCGGATGCGGAACCTGGCTCCCGGTACCCAGGACCACTACGTCCGAGCCGTGGCCCGGTTCGCCAAGCACTTCAACCGCTCGCCCGATGAACTCGGTCCCGAACACGTCCGCGAGTACCTGCTCCACCTGATTCGGGTCGGGGCGTCCTGGAGCCTGTACAACGTGGTCCGCGGTGGGATCCTGTTCTTCTACCGGGTCACCCTCAACCGCAAGGACTGGGCGTTCGGGGAGATCGCCTGCGCCAAGAACCGTCCCCACCTCCCGGTGGTCCTGAGCCGGGAAGAGGTGAACCAGTTCCTGGACGCCGCGCCGGATCTCCGACACAGAGCCATTCTGAGCCTGATCTACGCGACCGGCTTGCGGGTGTCGGAGGTCGCTGCGCTGGCCGTCGGCGACATCGACAGCCAGCGGATGGTCGTCCGGGTCGGTCACGGGAAGGGAGATAAGGATCGGTACGTCATGCTGTCCCCGAAGATCCTGGAGTTGCTCCGGACGTACTGGCGAGCGTACCAGCCGAAGGACTGGCTGTTCGTTGGCGAGGCCCCGGGGCGCCACCTGAACACCCGGACCGTTCAGCTCGCGTGCCGGGACGCTGCGCAGGCGGCCGGGCTGACCAAGGTCGTGACCCCGCACGTGCTGCGGCACACGTTCGCCACCCACCTGCTGGAGGGCGGGACGAACCTGCGGACGATCCAGGTGCTGCTCGGGCACCGGAGCCTCCAGACCACGGCCCGGTACCTGTACGTGTCGATGGAGGCCGTCACCGGAACGGTCAGCCCGTTCGATCGGTTGGATGCCGCGGTGACATCGCCCGCGCCCGCCGCGGAGGTGAACCGTGACGCGCGCGCCTTGAGGTGGCCGACGTGA
- a CDS encoding tyrosine-type recombinase/integrase: MIARCSFCHPTHLILPSTRRVPLPALISAVGPHAIQRLVQFFTAEIRNPNTRAAYARAIDRFDRWGSANHAPLADLTPVHVAAYIEHLGRELSKPSVKQHLAALRMLFDYLVTGIVPFNPVSPVRGPKYVLKSGKTPVMNRDEVRQLFAALAGPMIADLRDRALIGVLVYSFARVSAVLHMDVGDYYQQGERWWVRLHEKGGKDHAVPVHHTAEEYLDAYLAAAGSVTRGDTPLFRTLDRHRRLSADRLDRHEALAMVKRRCRQAGLGDRFGCHTFRATGITAYLGNGGTVEKAQAIAAHESPRTTKLYDRTCDAISLDEIERIVF, encoded by the coding sequence TTGATCGCTCGATGCTCCTTCTGCCACCCGACCCACCTCATCCTTCCGTCCACCCGCCGGGTTCCCCTCCCGGCACTCATTTCCGCGGTCGGACCGCACGCCATCCAGCGCCTCGTCCAGTTCTTCACCGCCGAGATCCGCAACCCGAACACCCGGGCGGCTTACGCCCGGGCCATCGACCGCTTCGATCGGTGGGGTTCGGCGAACCACGCGCCACTGGCCGACCTCACCCCGGTCCATGTCGCCGCCTACATCGAACATCTCGGCCGCGAACTGAGCAAGCCGTCCGTCAAGCAGCACTTGGCCGCCCTCCGCATGCTCTTCGACTACCTGGTGACCGGCATTGTCCCGTTCAACCCGGTCAGCCCCGTCCGCGGCCCCAAGTACGTTCTCAAATCAGGCAAGACCCCGGTGATGAACCGCGACGAAGTCCGGCAACTCTTCGCCGCGCTCGCCGGGCCGATGATCGCCGACCTCCGGGACCGCGCCCTGATCGGCGTCCTGGTGTACTCGTTCGCCCGCGTCAGTGCCGTGCTCCACATGGACGTCGGGGACTACTACCAACAGGGCGAGCGGTGGTGGGTGCGACTCCACGAGAAGGGCGGGAAGGACCACGCCGTCCCGGTCCACCACACGGCCGAGGAGTACCTCGACGCCTACTTGGCAGCGGCCGGTTCCGTCACCCGAGGCGACACGCCGCTGTTCCGCACCCTCGATCGCCATCGCCGCCTGTCGGCCGACCGGCTCGATCGGCACGAAGCTCTGGCGATGGTCAAGCGGCGGTGCCGGCAGGCCGGATTGGGCGACCGGTTCGGGTGCCACACGTTCCGAGCCACCGGGATCACGGCCTACCTGGGCAACGGGGGCACTGTCGAGAAGGCCCAGGCGATCGCCGCCCACGAGTCGCCCCGGACCACCAAACTGTACGACCGCACCTGCGACGCCATCAGCCTCGACGAGATCGAGCGGATCGTCTTCTGA